The sequence TATTACACGTCTTTGCGAGGAGTGATAACGACGAAGCAATCTCTCTTTTTATATTATTTTGAGATTGCCACAACCCTGTTTCACAGGGTTTCGCAATGACACAGAGAAGTGCGAAACTTGAGAAATCATCTAAATTGTTGATTTTCATTTTTTGATACAAATCAATTATTTTTTATCTGTGCACATTTATACTAAAATAATATGTATTAAGCAGATATTATTAGTACATAGATAGAGATCCCTCGGCTTCGCTCGGGATGACATAAATTGTTGTTATTCCAAACGAAGTGAGAAATCTCTACCATATGAAACGATATCATGAATAAATATGCAACTGTGCTTAGAAAGGAGGATTTGGATTATGGAAATTATCAGAATGGGCGAAATTGAAGGATTTATCAACAAAAGAGGAATCAAGGCAAAACAGCTTCTGAAAAATGACGATGTTCAGATTATGAATCTTATTTTAAATCCCGGTGATGCTGTTCCTGAGCATTCGGTACCCGTGTATGTATTCTTTTATGTCGTTGAGGGCAGTGGTACATTGAAGATAGGTGATGAAGAGAATGTAGTTTCCGCAAAAGATATTATTCTATGTCCCCGAAATACTGTAATGTCTCTGAAAGCGGATCAGAATGAAACATTTGTAGTATTAAATGTAAAAACACCGAGCTTATAAACTTTTTAACATCATCTTATCTGAAGGATTGCTTTTTAAGGAGATTCATATGAAAAAGGTTGTCATAA comes from Flexistipes sp. and encodes:
- a CDS encoding cupin domain-containing protein, with protein sequence MEIIRMGEIEGFINKRGIKAKQLLKNDDVQIMNLILNPGDAVPEHSVPVYVFFYVVEGSGTLKIGDEENVVSAKDIILCPRNTVMSLKADQNETFVVLNVKTPSL